Proteins encoded by one window of Nocardia goodfellowii:
- a CDS encoding FAD-dependent monooxygenase, translating into MKNQSILVSGAGVAGPALAYWLHRYGFHPTVVERAPGPRRGGHAVDIRGTAREVAARMGIVEQVRAATTGARGMAFVDETGKRVAKMGTEVFGHSGGPVAELSLRRTDLAQIIYDATSADVKYVFGDAIRTVDQNRDGVHVRFEHGGPRRFDLLVGADGVRSNVRQLVFGPDEHYLRDLGSYMSLFTAPTELSHDGWRLMYTIPAGNGRPGRTAALYPQLEPGTALTGFFVRSAPRWYARGDTDAQKRIVIGAFENDGWEVPWMLDAIWDAPDFYFDRTLQVVMDTWSSDRTALLGDAGYCASPMSGIGTSLALVGAYILAGELAAAAGEHTRAYAVYEQKMRLFTDRAQKYARSAGDGGLMPDSHLQMRVRNQMIRTLRFLPKRLVRRGMEKVADTVELDEYLTPVAHP; encoded by the coding sequence GTGAAGAATCAGAGCATTTTGGTCTCCGGTGCCGGCGTCGCCGGTCCGGCCCTGGCGTACTGGCTCCACCGGTACGGCTTCCACCCGACCGTGGTGGAACGGGCCCCCGGGCCGCGTCGTGGTGGTCATGCGGTCGATATCCGCGGCACCGCCCGGGAGGTGGCCGCCCGGATGGGCATCGTCGAACAGGTTCGAGCGGCAACCACCGGGGCGCGGGGGATGGCGTTCGTCGACGAAACCGGCAAGCGGGTCGCGAAGATGGGCACCGAAGTCTTCGGACATTCGGGTGGTCCGGTTGCCGAATTATCCCTTCGCCGAACGGATCTGGCGCAGATCATCTACGACGCCACGAGCGCCGACGTCAAGTACGTATTCGGCGACGCGATCCGCACTGTCGACCAGAACCGTGACGGTGTCCACGTCCGATTCGAGCACGGCGGGCCGAGGCGCTTCGACCTGCTGGTCGGCGCGGACGGCGTGCGGTCCAACGTCCGGCAGTTGGTGTTCGGGCCGGACGAACACTATCTGCGCGACCTCGGGTCATATATGTCGCTGTTCACCGCCCCCACCGAGTTGAGTCACGACGGGTGGCGGTTGATGTACACCATCCCCGCGGGCAACGGCCGCCCCGGCCGGACAGCCGCCCTCTATCCACAGCTGGAGCCGGGCACCGCATTGACCGGGTTCTTCGTGCGCTCGGCGCCGAGGTGGTATGCCCGGGGCGACACGGACGCGCAGAAGCGGATCGTGATCGGCGCCTTCGAGAACGACGGATGGGAAGTCCCCTGGATGCTCGACGCCATCTGGGACGCGCCCGACTTCTACTTCGACCGGACGCTCCAGGTCGTAATGGACACCTGGTCGAGCGACCGGACCGCATTGCTCGGGGACGCCGGCTACTGCGCGTCACCGATGTCCGGTATCGGCACCAGCCTCGCACTCGTCGGCGCCTACATCCTGGCCGGCGAACTCGCCGCCGCGGCTGGTGAGCACACCCGTGCCTACGCCGTTTACGAGCAGAAGATGCGTCTGTTCACCGACCGAGCCCAGAAATACGCCCGCAGCGCCGGCGACGGCGGACTCATGCCCGACTCACACCTGCAGATGCGAGTGCGCAATCAGATGATCCGGACGCTGCGGTTCCTGCCGAAACGGCTCGTCCGGCGCGGCATGGAAAAGGTCGCCGACACGGTCGAACTCGACGAATATCTGACCCCGGTTGCACACCCGTAA
- the sigJ gene encoding RNA polymerase sigma factor SigJ: MTDTEGPRRRTADIDEATQVFVGHRELLFSVVYNMLGTVADTEDVLQEVWLSWAGRRTASAEVENPRAYLVRMSLNQALAKRAVLSRRRETYVGQWLPEPVVDHSVVPDAAEGVVRTEAASMALLVVLETLAPVERAVFVLNEVFGYTHAEVAEMIDRSPAAVRQLAYRARRHVQARRPRRAADARVQREVTERFIAATLSGDVAGLLSVLAPEVTLWTDGGTKGPAHSLLPVHGWEQVAKVFVDISRGSHPDYEVRWRTIGGDPGAVVFDGATPLAVVVLDVAPDGQVHGIYSVTNPDKLSRVG; this comes from the coding sequence ATGACCGACACCGAAGGGCCGCGGCGGCGAACGGCCGACATCGACGAGGCGACGCAGGTGTTCGTCGGGCATCGGGAGCTGTTGTTCTCCGTCGTGTACAACATGCTCGGCACAGTCGCCGACACCGAGGATGTGCTGCAGGAGGTCTGGCTGTCCTGGGCCGGCCGCCGGACGGCCTCGGCAGAGGTCGAGAATCCCCGTGCCTACCTGGTGCGAATGTCGTTGAATCAAGCGCTGGCCAAGCGGGCAGTGCTGAGCAGACGCCGGGAAACCTATGTGGGCCAATGGCTTCCGGAACCCGTGGTCGACCACTCGGTAGTCCCCGACGCGGCGGAGGGGGTGGTGCGCACCGAAGCCGCTTCGATGGCGCTGCTGGTGGTGCTGGAAACCCTTGCCCCGGTGGAGCGTGCGGTATTCGTGCTGAACGAGGTGTTCGGTTATACCCACGCCGAGGTCGCCGAGATGATCGACCGCAGCCCCGCTGCCGTCCGGCAACTGGCCTACCGAGCCCGACGGCACGTCCAGGCGCGCCGACCACGCCGTGCCGCCGACGCCCGCGTCCAGCGCGAGGTCACCGAGCGGTTCATCGCGGCAACGCTGAGCGGGGACGTGGCGGGCCTGCTCTCGGTACTCGCTCCGGAGGTGACGCTCTGGACCGACGGCGGTACGAAAGGACCCGCGCACAGTCTGCTGCCCGTGCACGGCTGGGAACAGGTCGCCAAGGTCTTCGTGGACATCTCCCGGGGCTCGCACCCGGACTACGAGGTGCGGTGGCGCACGATCGGCGGTGATCCCGGCGCTGTCGTCTTCGACGGTGCCACCCCGCTGGCGGTGGTGGTATTGGACGTGGCACCGGACGGCCAGGTGCACGGCATCTACTCGGTTACCAACCCGGACAAGCTTTCTCGCGTCGGCTGA
- a CDS encoding NAD(P)/FAD-dependent oxidoreductase: protein MNSPKPIVIVGAGLAGATAAQTLRAEGYAGPLVVIGDEPQQPYWRPPLSKGLMAGFAEPEHIAVAPPHSWADSDIELRTGVGARDLHPGTRTLTLDDGTLLPYDQLLLATGGHARQVPDLAGARTLRTLPEALALRAELREKPELLVVGAGLIGLELAATARSLGCEVTVLEAAGTPLGRVAPPWLGGLFAALHRRNGVRLELGVRLDRLVETATGVVASAGERTWPADLAVAALGMVPATELAERAGLAVDGGIVVDEWCRTSAPDVFAAGDVTAQTHPLLGGPYRIEHYGNALEQAVAAARNMLGANTSYAPVPAATSEQFGTRLEICGWPDAADVYGERGSSVRGEPESLDFSALFWKDDRLVAAACVGRSGEFEQLHRIIRDHPYTDVDRLTDPTVDLATIVG from the coding sequence ATGAACTCACCGAAACCGATCGTCATCGTGGGCGCCGGACTGGCGGGCGCGACCGCCGCCCAGACGCTGCGCGCCGAAGGCTACGCGGGCCCGCTCGTCGTCATCGGCGACGAACCGCAGCAGCCGTACTGGCGGCCGCCGCTGTCGAAAGGCCTGATGGCCGGGTTCGCGGAGCCCGAGCACATCGCCGTCGCGCCGCCGCACAGCTGGGCCGACAGCGACATCGAGCTGCGCACCGGAGTCGGTGCGCGCGACCTGCATCCCGGCACCCGGACGCTGACCCTGGACGACGGGACGCTGCTGCCCTACGACCAGCTTCTGCTGGCCACCGGTGGCCACGCCCGGCAGGTGCCGGATCTGGCGGGCGCGCGGACCTTGCGGACCCTGCCCGAAGCGCTGGCGCTGCGCGCGGAGCTGCGTGAGAAACCCGAACTGCTGGTCGTCGGAGCCGGGTTGATCGGATTGGAGCTGGCCGCCACGGCACGCTCGCTCGGGTGCGAGGTCACCGTGCTGGAAGCCGCCGGGACTCCGCTGGGTCGCGTGGCGCCGCCCTGGCTCGGCGGGCTGTTCGCCGCGCTGCACCGGCGCAATGGAGTGCGGCTCGAGTTGGGTGTGCGACTGGACCGGCTGGTCGAGACCGCCACGGGGGTGGTGGCGAGCGCGGGCGAGCGGACCTGGCCGGCGGACCTGGCGGTCGCGGCGCTGGGAATGGTCCCCGCGACCGAGCTGGCCGAACGCGCCGGACTCGCGGTCGACGGCGGCATCGTCGTCGACGAGTGGTGCCGCACGTCGGCCCCGGACGTCTTCGCGGCCGGTGACGTCACCGCCCAGACCCACCCGTTGCTCGGCGGCCCGTACCGGATCGAGCACTACGGCAACGCTCTCGAACAGGCGGTCGCCGCGGCGCGAAACATGCTGGGCGCGAACACCTCCTATGCACCGGTCCCCGCCGCGACCTCCGAGCAGTTCGGCACCCGATTGGAGATCTGCGGGTGGCCCGACGCCGCCGACGTCTACGGTGAGCGCGGCTCCTCGGTCCGCGGCGAACCGGAGTCGCTGGACTTCTCCGCGCTGTTCTGGAAAGACGATCGCCTGGTAGCCGCCGCGTGTGTCGGCCGCAGCGGTGAATTCGAGCAGTTGCATCGGATCATCCGTGACCACCCCTACACCGATGTCGACCGTCTCACCGATCCCACGGTCGATCTGGCCACGATCGTCGGCTGA
- a CDS encoding amidohydrolase family protein: protein MRTVIRDVRLFDGEKTTTRATVLIVDDRIAEYDHGPADIEIDGAGRTVLPGLIDAHTHTFDSSDLAAALTHGVTTELDMFCLPAHLATQRALADHRDDIADFRSAGTLATAPGGHPSQLMSAPGIAELGLAPFDTIQSPEQAPAFVRDRLAEGANYLKIVIDDGAVHGHELPVLSEQTARALVDAAHAAGLLVIAHAITAAEVRVALHAGVDGLAHVWTDDTGAADLVAEVAARGIFVISTLVYFEAITQQTVAAPDCAVPGTAAGAARIARLLYQAGVPLLAGTDATPFVPAHGADLHRELRLLTVAGLTCEEALAAATSVPARHFALTDRGRVAPGLRADLLLVDGDPTTDITATHAIAEVWRRGVRQAR from the coding sequence ATGCGCACAGTCATTCGCGATGTCCGGCTGTTCGACGGCGAGAAGACCACCACACGTGCCACCGTTCTGATTGTCGACGACCGCATTGCCGAATACGACCACGGCCCAGCGGATATCGAGATCGACGGAGCCGGCCGCACCGTGCTTCCCGGCTTGATCGATGCCCACACCCACACGTTCGACAGCAGCGATCTGGCCGCGGCACTCACGCATGGCGTTACCACCGAACTCGACATGTTCTGTCTGCCGGCACATCTCGCCACCCAGCGCGCGCTCGCGGACCACCGTGACGATATCGCCGACTTCCGCAGCGCGGGCACCCTCGCCACCGCGCCGGGCGGGCATCCCAGCCAGCTCATGTCCGCACCGGGCATCGCCGAGCTCGGACTGGCGCCGTTCGACACCATCCAAAGCCCGGAGCAGGCACCGGCTTTCGTCCGCGATCGGCTGGCCGAGGGTGCGAATTATCTCAAGATCGTCATCGACGACGGTGCCGTACACGGACATGAACTGCCGGTCCTGAGCGAGCAGACCGCACGGGCATTGGTCGACGCGGCGCACGCGGCGGGCCTGCTGGTAATCGCGCACGCGATCACCGCCGCCGAGGTCCGCGTCGCACTGCATGCCGGCGTCGACGGACTCGCGCACGTCTGGACCGACGACACCGGCGCCGCCGACCTCGTCGCCGAGGTAGCCGCCCGCGGCATCTTCGTGATCAGCACCCTGGTCTATTTCGAGGCGATCACCCAGCAGACCGTCGCCGCGCCCGATTGCGCGGTGCCCGGCACCGCGGCCGGCGCCGCACGGATCGCGCGGTTGCTCTACCAGGCCGGCGTACCGCTGCTGGCGGGAACCGACGCCACCCCGTTCGTCCCGGCCCACGGCGCGGACCTGCATCGGGAACTGCGACTGCTCACCGTCGCCGGGTTGACCTGCGAGGAGGCGCTCGCCGCCGCCACCAGCGTCCCCGCCCGGCACTTCGCCCTCACCGACCGCGGACGAGTAGCGCCGGGGTTGCGAGCCGACCTGCTCCTGGTCGACGGCGACCCCACCACCGATATCACCGCTACCCATGCCATCGCCGAGGTCTGGCGGCGTGGCGTGCGTCAGGCTCGGTGA
- a CDS encoding endonuclease/exonuclease/phosphatase family protein: MESNQSEQPMRLRIVTINVQNNEGDPRRLGLLNRELRRLAPDLVALQEVIDDEHLSALLDGTGLHGTHQSGAMAYTPPFVERYGGNAVATRWPHHVVEVLDLRLAGAGDVPWCSMAVKVPLPGEGEVLFISATAAWRLDAEAVREQQALALTDLDARHRTGLPTIIAGDFNASPDAASIRYLTGRQSLSGRSAHYHDAWEVAGNGPGHTWSADNANAAALLDQIVRQPGHRRRLDYVFTGSWHAHPQGRCEIRAAHLAFDQPTDGVWPSDHYGVVVDVEISGGVGDGRGGQPTRESLSGLVTE, from the coding sequence ATGGAATCCAACCAGAGCGAGCAGCCCATGCGTCTGCGAATCGTCACGATCAACGTCCAGAACAACGAGGGCGACCCGCGCCGGCTGGGCCTGCTCAATCGCGAGTTGCGGCGGTTGGCGCCGGATCTCGTCGCCCTGCAGGAAGTCATCGATGACGAACACCTCAGCGCGCTGCTGGACGGCACCGGATTACACGGCACCCATCAGTCCGGCGCGATGGCCTACACGCCGCCGTTCGTCGAGCGCTACGGCGGCAATGCGGTGGCCACCAGATGGCCGCACCATGTCGTGGAAGTCCTCGATCTTCGCCTCGCCGGAGCCGGGGACGTCCCCTGGTGCTCCATGGCGGTCAAGGTGCCGCTGCCCGGCGAAGGAGAGGTGCTCTTCATTTCCGCCACTGCCGCATGGCGATTGGACGCCGAAGCCGTTCGCGAGCAACAGGCCCTGGCGCTGACCGATCTCGACGCCCGGCACCGCACCGGCCTGCCCACCATTATCGCGGGCGACTTCAACGCGTCCCCCGATGCCGCCAGCATCCGCTATCTCACCGGCCGGCAATCGCTTTCCGGCCGCAGCGCGCACTATCACGACGCCTGGGAGGTCGCGGGCAACGGACCCGGCCACACCTGGAGCGCCGACAACGCGAACGCGGCCGCCCTGCTGGACCAGATCGTGCGGCAACCCGGGCACCGCCGTCGGCTCGACTATGTCTTCACCGGCTCCTGGCACGCACATCCGCAGGGGCGCTGCGAGATTCGCGCCGCGCACCTGGCCTTCGACCAACCCACCGACGGCGTATGGCCGAGTGACCATTACGGCGTGGTCGTCGACGTCGAGATCAGCGGCGGCGTGGGAGACGGGCGAGGTGGTCAGCCGACGCGAGAAAGCTTGTCCGGGTTGGTAACCGAGTAG
- a CDS encoding multicopper oxidase family protein gives MTAQTTRRGFLRAGAGLGAAAAVGWLGGGRLITPGQPGRLLRSGIPLPQPYRTRLIVPPVLDPVRRDDTTDYYEIVQRETDLAILPGLRTRAWTYQGSFPGPTIHAKSGRRAVVRHRNELPHPAVVHLHGGHTPADSDGYPMDFILPVGGRSTAAPQAGSSHTTGHGSSAATSNIAHGTRDYTYPNVQRAATLWYHDHRHGFTGPAVWRGLAGFHLIGDDEEAALPLPSGDRDIPLMIADRSFAADGSFAYPLADPAMVTHGVTEPFMDGVLGDVILVNGTPWPRHDVDPVRYRFRILNGANARRYRLALDPPPPGGHGFVQIGSDGGLLERPVRHETLDIAPAERFDVLIDFARYPRGTRVRLTNQLDAGPTAEIMRFDITGPSIRDESAIPDRLSHWETLDPRRAVTERTFLFQLNKHGWTINGHPYEPGRALARPRLGTTEIWRFITDFHHPVHVHLDPFQVISRNNRPPSRYDIGWKDTVDVRPAEAVEVAVRFTDYTGPFMLHCHNLEHEDMAMMADFVTE, from the coding sequence ATGACGGCGCAGACGACCCGGCGTGGATTCCTGCGCGCCGGAGCAGGTCTCGGCGCGGCAGCCGCGGTCGGATGGCTGGGCGGTGGCCGGTTGATCACCCCAGGTCAGCCCGGCCGCCTGTTGCGCAGTGGGATTCCCTTACCGCAGCCCTACCGAACGCGTCTGATCGTCCCGCCGGTCCTCGACCCGGTACGCCGCGACGACACCACCGACTACTACGAAATCGTCCAGCGCGAAACGGATCTGGCGATCTTGCCCGGTCTCCGCACCCGCGCCTGGACCTATCAGGGCAGTTTCCCCGGTCCGACCATCCACGCCAAATCCGGGCGTCGTGCCGTGGTGCGGCACCGAAACGAACTGCCGCATCCCGCGGTAGTGCACCTGCATGGCGGTCATACACCCGCGGACAGTGACGGCTATCCGATGGACTTCATCCTGCCCGTCGGCGGCCGGTCGACCGCCGCCCCGCAGGCCGGATCGTCCCATACGACGGGACACGGATCGTCCGCCGCGACGAGCAACATCGCGCACGGGACGCGGGACTACACCTATCCGAATGTGCAACGGGCCGCGACGCTTTGGTATCACGACCATCGGCACGGGTTCACCGGTCCCGCGGTGTGGCGTGGTCTGGCCGGTTTCCATCTCATCGGAGACGACGAGGAGGCAGCCCTCCCGCTGCCCTCGGGCGACCGCGATATCCCACTGATGATCGCCGACCGATCCTTCGCCGCCGACGGCTCGTTCGCCTACCCCCTGGCCGATCCGGCGATGGTGACCCACGGCGTCACCGAACCGTTCATGGACGGGGTCCTCGGCGATGTCATCCTCGTCAACGGCACCCCGTGGCCCCGTCACGACGTCGACCCCGTCCGCTATCGCTTCCGAATTCTCAACGGCGCCAATGCTCGTCGCTACCGGCTGGCACTCGACCCGCCACCGCCGGGCGGTCACGGCTTCGTGCAGATCGGCAGCGACGGCGGCCTCCTGGAGCGTCCGGTGCGGCACGAAACCCTCGACATAGCGCCGGCCGAACGATTCGATGTGCTGATCGACTTCGCGCGCTATCCCCGCGGCACCCGGGTACGCCTGACCAACCAGCTCGATGCCGGCCCCACCGCCGAGATAATGCGTTTCGATATCACCGGCCCGTCGATCCGGGACGAATCCGCCATCCCGGATCGATTGAGCCACTGGGAAACACTGGATCCGCGCCGCGCCGTCACCGAACGCACCTTCCTGTTCCAGCTGAACAAACACGGCTGGACTATCAACGGCCACCCCTACGAACCCGGCCGCGCGCTCGCCCGTCCCCGACTCGGCACCACCGAAATCTGGCGCTTCATCACCGATTTCCATCATCCGGTCCACGTTCACCTGGACCCCTTCCAGGTGATCAGCCGCAACAATCGGCCCCCGAGCCGTTACGACATCGGGTGGAAGGACACCGTCGACGTCCGCCCCGCCGAAGCAGTCGAAGTAGCCGTCCGGTTCACCGACTACACCGGTCCCTTCATGCTGCACTGCCACAATCTCGAACACGAGGACATGGCGATGATGGCGGATTTCGTGACGGAGTGA
- a CDS encoding TetR/AcrR family transcriptional regulator C-terminal domain-containing protein — MSPSERPTSPYLVISEEIRARIMSGQLRPGDRVPSIRQIVQRWGVAVATATRVTATLRDEGLVETKVGSGTVVSMPGNRKRTAAATPNSGRVSAREHVSQRKQLLRKAIEIADAEGLDAVSMRRLAVALDTAPMSLYRHVANKDELLIRMADEAFGELELAEPGARGWRADLELNARAHWQLCRRHLWLPRTVSFTRPLLAPNMMAQTEWVLRALDGLGLPTAVRIREALTLHALVLTMALSAAEEIETEQNTGISYDGWQLAQLSRARELLDSGRFPFLADISDDLAVDLDELFEYSLGRHLDGFAVLVARTARKDA; from the coding sequence ATGTCGCCATCGGAACGTCCGACCTCGCCGTACCTGGTGATTTCCGAGGAGATCCGCGCGCGCATCATGAGTGGGCAGTTGCGTCCCGGGGATCGAGTGCCCTCCATTCGGCAAATCGTTCAGCGCTGGGGTGTCGCGGTAGCGACCGCTACCCGGGTGACGGCGACCCTGCGGGACGAGGGACTGGTCGAGACGAAGGTCGGATCGGGCACCGTGGTCAGCATGCCCGGCAACAGGAAGCGAACAGCGGCAGCGACGCCGAACTCCGGGCGGGTTTCTGCCAGGGAGCACGTTTCGCAGCGAAAACAGTTGCTGCGCAAAGCTATCGAGATAGCCGATGCCGAGGGGCTCGACGCGGTGTCGATGCGGCGGCTGGCGGTCGCCCTGGATACAGCGCCGATGTCGCTCTACCGGCATGTGGCGAACAAGGATGAGCTGCTTATCCGGATGGCCGACGAAGCCTTCGGTGAACTCGAGCTCGCCGAACCGGGTGCGCGCGGGTGGCGCGCGGACCTCGAGCTCAACGCCCGCGCGCATTGGCAGCTGTGCCGGCGGCACCTCTGGCTACCGCGGACCGTGTCGTTCACGCGGCCGCTGCTCGCGCCGAACATGATGGCACAAACAGAGTGGGTACTCAGAGCGCTCGACGGACTGGGGTTACCCACAGCGGTCCGGATACGCGAAGCACTCACCCTGCACGCGCTGGTCCTCACGATGGCGTTGTCCGCGGCCGAAGAAATCGAAACCGAACAGAACACGGGCATCTCGTATGACGGGTGGCAGCTGGCGCAGCTGTCACGCGCTCGGGAACTGTTGGACAGCGGGCGATTTCCCTTCTTGGCGGATATTTCGGATGACCTCGCCGTAGACCTGGACGAACTCTTCGAATACAGCCTCGGGCGGCACCTCGACGGGTTCGCGGTCCTGGTGGCTCGGACGGCACGCAAGGACGCATGA
- a CDS encoding VOC family protein gives MQASTFLWFDGRAEEAAEHYTDLVAGSAILDRQRDAHGRVHTVTFDLGGQRYIAFNGGPRFTSTGAMSMYLECGSQEEVDTAWAALTEGGAEGPGGSLTDRFGVTWQVVPKALSELLAEADPPAADRILQAVHAMTKIEIQALIEARDR, from the coding sequence ATGCAAGCGAGCACATTCCTATGGTTCGACGGCCGAGCCGAGGAAGCCGCCGAGCACTACACCGATCTCGTCGCCGGCTCCGCGATACTCGACCGGCAACGCGACGCGCACGGCAGAGTCCACACGGTCACGTTCGACCTGGGCGGCCAGCGCTACATCGCCTTCAACGGCGGACCCCGATTCACCTCCACCGGCGCGATGTCGATGTACCTCGAGTGCGGCAGCCAGGAGGAAGTGGACACCGCGTGGGCAGCCCTCACCGAAGGTGGCGCGGAGGGCCCCGGCGGTTCGCTGACCGATCGATTCGGAGTCACCTGGCAGGTCGTCCCGAAAGCCCTTTCCGAACTGCTGGCGGAGGCCGATCCGCCGGCGGCCGACCGGATTCTGCAGGCCGTACATGCCATGACGAAAATTGAGATACAGGCTTTGATCGAGGCCCGCGACAGGTGA
- a CDS encoding SDR family oxidoreductase, with product MSEDLLGKSALVSGASRGIGKAVAAELLRRGANVLITARKPEPLEQAAAELRELGYKGQVIALAGNSGDAESRAAAVQRVVAEFGSLDILVNNTGINPVYGSLMEADLDAVRKIFDVNVVAALGYVQEAYKAWMGAHGGAVVNVASVAGIRSTGVIAAYGASKAALIRLTDELAWQLGPKIRVNAVAPGVIKTKFADALYSADEEKAASVYPMKRLGTPEDVARLIAFLVSDEAAWVTGETIRVDGGLLSTGGL from the coding sequence ATGAGCGAAGATCTCCTGGGTAAGAGTGCACTGGTCAGCGGCGCGAGCCGGGGTATCGGTAAGGCGGTGGCGGCGGAGTTGCTGCGGCGGGGTGCGAATGTGCTGATCACCGCGCGTAAGCCGGAGCCGCTGGAGCAAGCCGCCGCCGAACTGCGGGAGCTGGGGTACAAGGGCCAGGTGATCGCGCTGGCGGGCAACTCCGGGGACGCCGAGAGCCGGGCGGCTGCAGTGCAGCGGGTGGTCGCGGAGTTCGGCTCGCTGGACATTCTGGTCAACAACACGGGCATCAATCCGGTGTACGGGTCGCTGATGGAAGCCGATCTGGATGCCGTGCGCAAGATTTTCGACGTGAATGTCGTTGCGGCGCTGGGGTATGTGCAGGAGGCGTACAAGGCCTGGATGGGTGCGCACGGTGGCGCGGTGGTGAATGTGGCCAGTGTGGCCGGTATCCGCTCGACCGGCGTGATCGCCGCGTACGGCGCGTCCAAAGCCGCGCTGATCCGGCTCACCGACGAGCTGGCCTGGCAGTTGGGGCCGAAGATCCGGGTGAACGCGGTCGCGCCGGGTGTCATCAAGACCAAGTTCGCCGATGCGCTGTATTCGGCGGACGAGGAGAAGGCGGCCAGCGTCTACCCGATGAAGCGGCTCGGTACGCCGGAGGATGTGGCGCGACTGATCGCGTTCCTGGTCTCCGACGAGGCCGCCTGGGTGACCGGCGAGACCATCCGGGTCGACGGCGGTCTGCTGTCCACCGGCGGTCTCTGA
- a CDS encoding lycopene cyclase family protein: protein MTVDMVVCGLGPAGRALAHRGLRRGLSVTVVDPAPDRRWTATYAAWLDELPGWLDPAVPVATIDRPVAWGTRRHEVDRTYTVLDTARLQRSLDIAGAQVVRDRAIDVGRHSVTLASGAVIPGERVIDARGLVRSPARAEQTAYGVIVDGQRAAGIEPSFMDWRTDNGANPGAPPSFLYAVPLGNGSILLEETCLAGRPALGSTELRTRLLHRLRVRDIELGGDEVVERVRFPVEGGRPGPGAFGAAGGFIHPATGYSVAAALGAADELAAGESGRPLSERAVHTLRSIGLRALLALPPNDIPLFFDAFFTLPPRAQRAYLSGRTDLSGTAAAMARLFAAVPMRTRRTLAAAVLPRR, encoded by the coding sequence ATGACCGTCGACATGGTGGTGTGCGGGTTGGGTCCGGCGGGCCGGGCCTTGGCGCATCGCGGGCTGCGGCGCGGGCTGTCGGTCACGGTGGTCGACCCCGCGCCGGATCGGCGGTGGACGGCCACCTATGCGGCTTGGCTGGACGAGTTGCCGGGGTGGCTGGATCCCGCTGTCCCGGTGGCGACCATCGACCGTCCGGTGGCTTGGGGTACCCGGCGGCACGAAGTGGACCGGACGTACACGGTGCTCGATACCGCGCGGCTCCAGCGATCACTGGATATCGCTGGGGCACAAGTTGTTCGAGACCGCGCGATCGACGTGGGGCGGCATTCGGTGACGCTGGCGTCGGGCGCGGTGATTCCCGGCGAACGGGTGATCGACGCGCGGGGGCTCGTGCGGTCCCCGGCGCGGGCCGAGCAGACCGCCTACGGCGTGATCGTCGACGGGCAGCGGGCGGCGGGAATCGAACCGTCGTTCATGGACTGGCGCACCGACAACGGGGCGAATCCCGGTGCGCCACCGTCATTTCTGTACGCGGTGCCGCTCGGCAACGGCTCGATACTGCTGGAGGAAACCTGTCTGGCCGGGCGTCCGGCACTCGGTTCGACCGAGTTGCGCACCCGGCTGCTGCACCGACTGCGGGTTCGCGACATCGAACTCGGCGGTGACGAAGTCGTCGAGCGGGTCCGATTCCCGGTCGAGGGCGGTCGGCCCGGGCCCGGCGCTTTCGGCGCGGCGGGCGGATTCATCCATCCCGCAACGGGTTACAGCGTCGCGGCGGCGCTCGGGGCGGCGGACGAGCTGGCGGCGGGCGAATCCGGGCGGCCCTTGTCCGAACGTGCCGTCCACACTTTGCGGTCCATCGGTCTGCGGGCGCTACTCGCCTTGCCGCCCAACGATATTCCGCTGTTCTTCGATGCCTTCTTCACGCTGCCGCCGCGGGCGCAGCGAGCCTACCTGTCCGGCCGCACCGACTTGTCCGGCACCGCGGCCGCGATGGCCCGGCTGTTCGCCGCGGTCCCGATGCGCACGCGCCGCACCCTGGCGGCGGCGGTGCTCCCGCGCCGTTAA